From the Lolium rigidum isolate FL_2022 chromosome 2, APGP_CSIRO_Lrig_0.1, whole genome shotgun sequence genome, one window contains:
- the LOC124691766 gene encoding pentatricopeptide repeat-containing protein At2g35130 isoform X2 encodes MLRIESPLYYPPVVGPRWRICACGNIQQGTSLHDAEVNLYSYVERKNKYDGAYIDKDGETRTFDRKKMSRKRTGAMRGRGWKYGSGFVDGVFPVLSPMAQDILELVQKETDVAKVWESLDSIPATHSLWDDILNVAVQLRLNRQWDPIITVCEWIVYRSSFRPDVICYNLLIDAYGRKRQLDKAEAMYTALLEARCVPTEDTYALLLRAYCNVGSLHRAEGVISEMREHGIPPSATVYNAYLDGLLKARCTEKAVEVYQKMKRDRCRTNTETYTLMINVYGKSKQPMSAMKVFNEMQSIGCKANICTYTALVNAFAREGLCEKAEEVFEEMQQAGHEPDVYAYNALMEAYSRAGFPQGASEIFTLMQHMGCEPDRASYNILVDAYGRAGRHREAEAVFESLKKQGMAPTMKSHMLLLSAHARSGNVARCEEVMAQLHKSGLVPDTFALNAMLNAYGRAGRLDDMERLLAAMEHQGSCDVSTYNVVVNAYGRAGYLERMEAAFAAMQGKRGIAADVVTWTSRMGAYARKKEYRRCLEIFEEMVDAGCYPDAGTAKVLVAACSDERQVEQVTAIVRSMHKEAKTLFTL; translated from the exons AT GTTGAGGATAGAGTCACCATTGTATTATCCTCCGGTCGTAGGACCAAGATGGCGAATATGTGCTTGCGGAAACATCCAGCAAGGAACTTCCCTGCACGACGCAGAGGTGAACTTATATAGCTACGTCGAAAGGAAGAACAAATACGACGGCGCTTACATTGACAAAGATGGTGAGACGAGGACCTTTGATCGAAAGAAAATGTCACGGAAAAGAA CGGGTGCAATGAGAGGCCGAGGTTGGAAGTACGGCTCTGGATTTGTGGACGGGGTGTTCCCCGTGCTCAGTCCAATGGCACAGGACATCTTAGAACTCGTCCAGAAGGAAACAGACGTTGCCAAAGTCTGGGAGTCGCTGGACAGCATCCCTGCCACGCACAGCCTGTGGGACGACATCCTCAACGTCGCCGTCCAGCTCCGGCTGAACCGGCAGTGGGATCCGATCATAACA GTCTGCGAGTGGATTGTGTACCGGAGCTCCTTCCGTCCGGACGTCATCTGCTACAACCTGCTCATAGATGCGTATGGCCGAAAGCGTCAGCTGGACAAGGCAGAGGCTATGTACACGGCTCTGCTGGAGGCGCGGTGTGTGCCGACAGAGGACACCTACGCCCTCCTCTTGCGAGCTTACTGCAATGTCGGGTCCCTGCACCGGGCAGAAGGCGTGATCTCGGAGATGCGGGAGCACGGGATCCCTCCAA GCGCAACCGTATACAACGCGTACCTCGACGGGTTGCTGAAGGCGAGATGCACCGAGAAGGCGGTGGAGGTGTACCAGAAGATGAAGAGGGACCGGTGCCGAACGAACACGGAGACGTACACCCTGATGATAAATGTGTATGGGAAG TCGAAGCAGCCGATGTCGGCGATGAAGGTCTTCAACGAGATGCAGTCCATCGGGTGCAAGGCCAACATATGCACCTACACGGCGCTGGTGAACGCGTTCGCGAGGGAAGGGCTGTGCGAGAAGGCGGAGGAGGTGTTCGAGGAGATGCAGCAGGCCGGGCACGAGCCTGACGTCTACGCCTACAACGCCCTCATGGAGGCTTACAG CCGCGCAGGGTTTCCGCAAGGCGCTTCGGAGATCTTCACCCTGATGCAGCACATGGGGTGCGAGCCTGACAGAGCTTCCTACAACATTCTGGTGGACGCCTATGGAAGAGCCGGTCGCCACCGAG AAGCGGAGGCTGTGTTCGAGTCGCTGAAGAAGCAGGGGATGGCGCCGACGATGAAGTCGCACATGCTGCTGCTGTCGGCGCACGCCAGGTCCGGCAACGTGGCGCGGTGCGAGGAGGTGATGGCGCAGCTGCACAAGTCCggcctcgtcccggacaccttcgCCCTCAACGCCATGCTCAACGCCTACGGCCGCGCCGGGCGGCTCGACGACATGGAGCGCCTCCTCGCCGCCATGGAGCATCAAGGGTCCTGCGACGTTAGCACGTACAACGTGGTGGTGAACGCGTACGGGCGCGCGGGGTACCTGGAGAGGATGGAGGCGGCGTTCGCGGCGATGCAAGGGAAGAGGGGGATCGCCGCCGACGTGGTGACGTGGACGTCCCGCATGGGCGCGTACGCGAGGAAGAAGGAGTACAGGAGGTGCCTGGAGATCTTCGAGGAGATGGTGGACGCCGGGTGCTACCCGGACGCCGGGACGGCCAAGGTGCTCGTGGCGGCGTGCTCCGACGAGCGGCAGGTGGAGCAGGTCACGGCCATCGTCAGGTCCATGCACAAGGAGGCCAAGACATTGTTCACCTTATAA
- the LOC124691767 gene encoding phosphatase IMPL1, chloroplastic yields the protein MARYLLPSTTTAVSSLPRDARTSPAPFLALRGLASRSKQARPIMAVVSEQPTAPSKFPKVAAPTTGPIPADELLGVIQAAAKAGAEVVMEAVNKPRNIQYKGTADLVTDTDKLSESVILEVVTKNFKDHLILGEEGGIIGDSLSEYLWCIDPLDGTTNFAHGYPSFSVSIGVLFRGKPAAATVVEFCGGPMCWSTRTISASSGNGAYCNGQKIHVSPTDKVEQSLLVTGFGYEHDDPWLTNINLFKEFTDISRGVRRLGSAAADMSHVGLGITEAYWEYRLKPWDMAAGVLIVEEAGGVVSRMDGGEYTVFDRSVLVSNGAVHEQLLDRIRPATEDLKKKGIDFSLWFKPDKYPTDF from the exons ATGGCACGGTATCTTCTCccttccaccaccaccgccgtctcTTCGCTCCCCAGGGATGCCAGGACCTCGCCGGCGCCCTTCCTCGCCCTGCGCGGGCTCGCCTCCAGGTCCAAGCAGGCGCGCCCTATCATGGCGGTGGTGTCGGAGCAGCCCACCGCGCCCAGCAAGTTCCCCAAGGTGGCCGCCCCCACGACCGGCCCGATTCCCGCCGACGAGCTGCTCGGAGTCATCCAGGCCGCCGCCAAGGCCGGCGCAGAG GTTGTAATGGAAGCTGTTAATAAGCCGCGCAATATCCAATACAAGGGGACTGCAGACTTGGTGACAGA CACAGACAAACTGAGCGAGTCTGTCATTCTTGAAGTTGTGACCAAGAACTTTAAAGACCATCTCATACTTGGGGAGGAAGGGGGCATTATTGGAGATTCCCTGTCAGAGTATCTCTGGTGCATTGATCCTTTAG ATGGAACAACAAACTTTGCACATGGTTACCCCAGCTTTTCTGTATCCATTGGTGTTCTATTCCGAGGAAAGCCTGCTGCTGCCACTGTG GTGGAGTTTTGTGGTGGGCCTATGTGCTGGAGCACTCGTACAATATCTGCATCTTCTG GCAATGGTGCTTATTGTAATGGGCAAAAGATTCATGTCAGTCCAACGGATAAG GTGGAACAATCTCTTCTGGTTACTGGGTTTGGATATGAACATGATGACCCATGGCTGACCAATATAAATTTGTTCAAGGAATTTACTGATATTAGTAGG GGGGTACGAAGGCTAGGCTCTGCTGCTGCTGACATGTCCCATGTTGGTCTTGGCATTACAGAAGCCTACTGGGAATATCGGCTTAAGCCATGGGACATGGCTGCTGGCGTTCTG ATAGTTGAAGAAGCTGGTGGGGTAGTGTCACGCATGGATGGTGGAGAGTATACCGTCTTTGATCGttctgttcttgtttccaatggtGCTGTTCACGAACAG CTTTTGGATCGGATCCGGCCTGCTACTGAAGATCTTAAGAAGAAAGGAATTGATTTCTCCTTGTGGTTTAAGCCTGACAAGTACCCTACAGACTTCTGA